In Chiroxiphia lanceolata isolate bChiLan1 chromosome 2, bChiLan1.pri, whole genome shotgun sequence, a single genomic region encodes these proteins:
- the PRSS23 gene encoding serine protease 23, producing MAGLSTLILLLCAAKDVMPSSSHWKPTWPSYRVPVILPQSTLNLDKPQFDAEARLEVVSPCGPACHKSSPLPTYEEVKHYLSYETLYANGSLTETEVGIYILSNSADGSQGKSRTKRQIYGYDSRFSIFGKDFLLNYPFSTSVKLSTGCTGTLVAEKHVLTAAHCIHDGKSYVKGAQKLRVGFLKPKHKDGSKGANITNSAMPEKMKFQWIRVKRTHVPKGWIKGNANDIGMDYDYALLELKKPHKRKFMKIGVSPPARHLPGGRIHFSGYDNDRPGNLVYRFCDVKDETYDLLYQQCDAQPGASGSGVYVRMWKRQNHKWERKIIGIFSGHQWVDMNGTPQDFNVAVRITPLKYAQICYWIKGNYLDCREG from the coding sequence ATGGCAGGCTTGTCCACTTTAATCCTCCTTTTGTGTGCTGCTAAAGATGTGATGCCCTCCAGTTCTCACTGGAAGCCAACTTGGCCGTCTTACAGAGTTCCTGTTATCCTGCCGCAGTCTACCCTGAACTTGGACAAACCACAATTTGATGCTGAAGCCAGACTGGAAGTGGTATCTCCCTGTGGCCCAGCATGCCACAAAAGTTCTCCGCTGCCAACTTACGAAGAAGTGAAGCACTACCTGTCCTATGAAACCTTGTATGCTAATGGTAGCCTCACTGAAACTGAAGTGGGCATATATATTCTGAGCAACAGCGCTGATGGGTCTCAAGGCAAATCTCGAACTAAGAGGCAGATCTATGGCTATGACAGCAGGTTTAGCATTTTTGGGAAGGACTTCTTGTTGAATTACCCATTCTCCACATCGGTGAAGCTGTCTACAGGTTGCACGGGGACTCTGGTGGCCGAAAAGCATGTTCTTACTGCTGCTCATTGTATCCATGATGGCAAGAGTTATGTCAAAGGTGCTCAGAAACTGCGGGTGGGGTTCCTAAAGCCCAAACATAAAGACGGCAGCAAAGGGGCCAATATCACCAACTCAGCAATGcctgagaaaatgaaattccagTGGATTCGCGTGAAACGGACACATGTCCCCAAAGGATGGATCAAAGGCAATGCCAATGACATTGGCATGGATTATGACTATgccctgctggagctgaagAAGCCGCATAAAAGAAAGTTTATGAAGATAGGTGTGAGCCCACCAGCCAGACACTTGCCTGGAGGGAGGATTCACTTCTCTGGCTATGACAATGATCGTCCAGGAAACCTGGTTTACCGTTTCTGTGATGTCAAAGATGAAACATACGACCTGTTGTACCAGCAGTGCGATGCCCAGCCGGGTGCAAGTGGATCTGGGGTGTATGTGAGGATGTGGAAGAGGCAGAATCACAAGTGGGAGCGTAAAATTATTGGTATATTTTCAGGCCATCAGTGGGTGGACATGAATGGCACCCCACAGGATTTCAATGTAGCCGTTCGCATCACACCCCTCAAATACGCACAGATCTGTTACTGGATCAAAGGCAACTACCTTGACTGCAGGGAAGGATAA